A section of the Parasteatoda tepidariorum isolate YZ-2023 chromosome 6, CAS_Ptep_4.0, whole genome shotgun sequence genome encodes:
- the LOC107438810 gene encoding clusterin-associated protein 1, with protein MSFKDLRCFTEMMRALGYPRLISLENFRYPNFTLVAEILQWLVKRYDPNAELPDDVDTEQDRVIFIKSIVQFMAVKAYIKLNAKKLYMSDGYAVKELLKITSLLYEAMKTKTENDLESIDEDSHMHHSFDISSKSNDLKVTRHLASEITVKGATLYDLLLKEMDLRDKRSVVLSKQLDITEIEQGIKNATKSLEEEIEKTNTMIENIAADEANLEAKIEKRKMDLERNQKRLQTLKSVRPAFMDEYERLELELEDLYKTYVMKFTWLAYLEQQLEELERLEQELVLQREEVTKRMVEKLRQDDLLRSEESGNLDNFLVVNDPSGNTPREKPKRPQPAPSGVRRDPHRRVYGSMSGGDKDDDLDTDSDLDLDGEDDDASDVSDDQDLENLSDLKVGIVVPHGDSDNDF; from the coding sequence ATGTCGTTCAAGGATCTTCGATGTTTTACTGAAATGATGAGAGCCCTTGGGTATCCTAGACTTATTTCTTTGGAAAACTTTCGCTATCCGAACTTTACTTTAGTAGCTGAGATTCTGCAGTGGCTTGTTAAAAGATATGACCCTAACGCAGAGTTGCCGGATGACGTAGACACGGAACAGGACAGAGTTATATTCATCAAATCAATCGTTCAATTTATGGCTGTGAAAGCTTACATTAAGCTTAATgctaaaaaactttatatgtcAGATGGTTATGCTGTGAAGGAATTATTAAAGATTACTTCTCTTTTGTACGAAGCGATGAAAACTAAAACGGAAAATGATCTCGAGTCTATTGACGAAGATTCTCACATGCATCATAGTTTCGATATTTCGTCTAAGTCAAATGACTTGAAAGTTACCCGCCATCTAGCGTCCGAAATAACTGTTAAAGGTGCCACACTATACGATTTATTGTTGAAAGAAATGGATTTGCGCGACAAACGATCTGTCGTTTTGTCCAAACAGTTGGACATAACAGAAATTGAACAGGGAATAAAAAACGCCACCAAGAGCCTGGAGGAAGAAATAGAAAAGACAAATACTATGATCGAGAACATAGCAGCTGATGAAGCTAATTTGGAGGCTAAAATTGAAAAGAGGAAAATGGATTTAGAACGAAATCAGAAACGACTTCAAACTCTGAAGTCAGTCAGACCTGCCTTCATGGATGAGTATGAGCGCTTAGAATTGGAATTGGAGGATCTTTACAAGACGTATGTCATGAAGTTTACCTGGCTCGCTTATCTGGAACAACAGCTCGAAGAACTCGAAAGACTAGAACAAGAGCTCGTATTGCAACGGGAAGAAGTTACAAAACGCATGGTAGAGAAACTTCGCCAAGATGATTTGTTGAGAAGCGAGGAAAGTGGGAATCTGGACAATTTCTTGGTGGTGAATGATCCATCTGGAAATACACCGCGAGAGAAACCGAAGCGTCCTCAACCGGCACCGTCGGGTGTGAGGCGGGATCCCCATCGTCGTGTCTACGGGTCGATGAGTGGTGGGGACAAAGATGATGATTTAGATACTGACTCTGATTTAGACTTAGATGGTGAAGATGATGATGCGTCAGATGTAAGTGATGATCAAGATTTAGAAAATCTGTCTGATTTAAAAGTTGGAATTGTAGTGCCTCATGGTGATAGTGACAATGACTtttga